The Synchiropus splendidus isolate RoL2022-P1 chromosome 5, RoL_Sspl_1.0, whole genome shotgun sequence DNA window AGGTGTGTAGCGTCGGTCAAGGAAAATAAAACTTCCTGTGGGCTCACACAGATCagggataaaaacaaaagactgaaataaataactgtTATGAGTTGTTGTTTCACATTAGCATCAACATGTTGTGTTTTAGGTATCGACACAGACCAGAGGCAGTGACTCGACGGCACTGTGACCGGAGTGTCACAGTGCTTCTGAATGTCAGAAATGCGAACGCCAGGATGGCCTTCTGCTGTCAGTGGAAGTCTCACTCCACCTCTGATGGCGAGGAGTCCATCACTGTGGACGACAGCCGTCCTTCTCAAAACATACAGAGGAGTCAGCGACACGGAGCTCAGAGCTCGTCGTGGTTCCTGGTGAGGTCCTCTCCGTAGTTGGTGGCCTGACTGCCCACGAACATGTTCCAGTTCTCCAGGATCTCTTCCTTGGTCAACATCTCGTCCTGAGAAATCATCCTCAGTTATTCACACATCTAGGTCTCATCCAGGACAGTGTTTCCTACCTTGTCCTGGTCCGACTCGTAGACCAGATGCCTGGCCTCTGCCTGGGCGTGGTCGTAGTCTTGGGGCATGATCCAGTGGCGGATCTCCTCCAGGTCCATTTTACCGTCTTTGTTCATGTCTCTGAAGTCAGAGAACTGCTCCCTCTCGGTCTTGACCCAGTCTGGTTCCGGACCGCCGTCTTCATGTGCAAACATATCAGCTGAAATCGAGAAGATAAAGGATGTGAAGAGACACAGTTGTATATTTGTTGTAGTCAGAAATGAAGTCTCACATATTCAAGtgaactctttttttctttcattttttaagttTGTATTGAAGATATATTAACTTATACCACTCTGTTTCAGACAGAAAAAGGGATAAAGACTGCAAAAACGGCTGATGCGCCGGTTCCAGATTCAGCGAATCATCCATGAAACACAAGACATATTCAGTGACTTAAGTACTGATCTGAAAAGAAAAGCCTTCATTTCACTCGGCCTTTGCTTGGACTCACCGATGTACTCGTCCTCGTCCACATGTCCGTCACTGTTCTTGTCAATGTCCTCCATGGTTTCCTGCAATCAGCACGAGTTAATGTAGTCATTAGCGCCGGGGGTGAGGGGGTCAACAGCAGTGGAACTTTCTGTGAGTGGTGAAAAGGTAGCCTGAGGCAGGACGAGCGAGTTGGTTTACAGCCGGCCTGGCAGACTGACACCACAATCACATGATCCGCCTTGATGGGACGCAGCGCGAACGTCTCCGAATCGCCTCCTCATAGTTTAAGACTAAATAACTGCTGAATGAAGCTGATTCTCGCAGCGGAGATCGGCGGGCTCTTTTCCCGCAGGTGAGATGCCCTCGCTGAACCTGGATGAATAAtggatggtcatgtgacttctgtGGCTCTACAGCTGACTAATAATAAAAACCTCCACTCATCCAGAAGCTAATCTCACTTAACCTGCAAAAGGTTGCGTGTAAAGACAACACACAGTCGCAGGTGGACATCATAAACATTTTACACACAGAATCCTGGCAAATGCCTTCAGTCACGGTTCACCATCTACTGTACCTACAGCAAAAATGCTCACTCCCATCCGCCTCTGAACGCAGAACTTAAGTACTAAATTCAATGTATTTCTACCACAGTACAGCATTGACATTCCTGCTGATTGTTACCACAAATTCTGAGAATTGTATTGTTGGTGCAAATGACATTGTGacctgtggtgagagcagggagcaggtGGAAGATAagccagagaggtggaggtttgccttagaaaggagaggaatgaaggttagccacagtaagatggaatacatgtgtgtgaatgagagggagccaagtggacaggtgaagttacaggatgcagagataaagaaggtggggggtttgaagtactgaggctcaactgtccagggccatggagagtgtgagaaagaggtgaaaaagcaggtgcaggcaggatggaatcattggagaaaagtgtcaggtttgatgtgtgacaaaagggtgtcggcaaggatgaaggCGAAGGTGTATCAaacagtggtgaggccagcaatgttgtatggtttggaaacagtggcactgaggaaaagacaggaggcagagctggaggtagcagagatggagatgctgagcttctctctgggagtgagcaggacgatgataggatcagagggacagcacatgtgctcaggtgtttaggagaccaagtcagagaggctggatggagatggtttggacatgtacagaggacagagagagagccagtacattggtagatgaagatgttgaggttggaacttccaggcagaaggtggagaggaaggacaaagaggagattgatggaggtggtgaaggaggacgtgagttttgtaggtttgagagaagaggaagcagaggacagggtgagatgcagGAAGATGATCCATTGTGGCCACCGCTGAagagagaagccgaaagaagaagaagaagaagaagaaatttcCTACTGTTGGTACCCAACACCAAAATCTGTTTTCTcttaaaaaattcaaaaatattgAATCATTCAAAAATTTGAATGATTCAATATTTGACACCGGAATGATCCACTTTGAGTTGGCTCCTCACACGTGACATCAGGGTGGCAGAACCCCAGAGCAAACTCTTGACTGAGTTAAGCACacagaacatgtttttgtgctttgatCGTGAAGTTCTTCAAACTAAAAATTTCCATCTCCTTCATCCTGCATGTTTTGTTAATGACATCACAGGGTATCATGTGGTGCCCCTGGAATTGGTGCAGTGAAAAATGTTCTCTTCAAAAGAAAGTGTATACACATGATTAATCTGTGATATTTGCATCGATTGATTAATCCAACTTAATCTCTAATGTCCCAGGCCTGACTATTAGTTTCATTTGATCAGACTACACCCCTAATGCTTCACATAGTAATAAATAGTTGTGATCTTCTTGGAGGCTGAGGGGACTTCCAACTAACCTCCAAGGATCAAGTTATCTTAAAGGGATTTATTGGAGGCAAAGAAGCTCTTTCAGTTTGAAATTAAAGTCGGGTCTTGGACCTTTTAAAAGCAGGCAGCTGAAGGAAGCCAAACCTTGCAACAGAGGTGTATTGTGTGAATTAATGGTTTGATCCAACACTGCTTTGCCTCCCACAATGAAGCCTCAGAATAACCACCCAACTCTGTTCTCTGAGGTTCACCTCCTTCTTTCacttgtaaagaaaaaaaaaacaggtgcagTCCATGTTTACAGTGCAGAGCACGGACTTCTGATTCCCCACAATCGGAAACAAGTTGCCAAGGGCTGAACACTTCTCTGGTAACACTCAGTGACATCATAAAAATGAGCCTTGAATTATTAACTCCGTCAAATGGGTAGTACAACTTTTATGAACACAGACAGCATAGTGCATCGCTGCTAACATTTCCCACGCAACTGCTCCATGAAGCCAAATTTATATTTAAAGATCCAGCCTTAAATGGGACGGTCGGTCCATCCCACTGGACCcgctccaaaaaaaataaaaaatatacaaaccCAATGATTTCTGGACTCTGTTAAAGTTTCATTAGGGCGTAATCCAAATGTAGCCCATTTATTCAAGTAGTCTCTATGATGAGGCAGAGGAAGTTCAGTTTTTATGATTGAATATTACTCTTACTCTGATGGGAACTTCTGAAACTTACTTTCCCCCcaagacagtgtgtgtgtggagcttaCCAAAACCAcgatgtccttcatgtgttcGAACTCCTCAGGATGGAGGAAGGAGGTGAACTCCTCCCGGTCTGCTGCCTGGTCCCCGTTCAGGTCGGCCCGTTTGAACCGCCGCTCGTCGCGCGGGAGCATCTTCTTAAAGCTGAACTGGTCCGTGGTCTCATCAAACTCCTCGGGATTGGCTGAGGGTGATGGAAGATGAGGTTGGGATCAAGCTCCGGGCGTGGACTTTGCGCAGGGAACACTTACCGAGGTAGTATCCATAGGTGGCTTGCTTATACTCGTCCCAGGAGATCTTATTGTCCTTGTTCAGGTCATAGTCCGTCCACACTTTGGCAACGTTCTCGTACACGTAGCGCTTCTGCACTCGTTTGATCCAGGCCTTCAGTTCGGCCATGTTGACGTATCCATCGCCGTTGCTGTCTATCCGACTCACAATTTTACTGTTGTGACACAGAAAGGCAGCCATTTTAAAAACGCCACCGTGAACGTGATACCTTGAATATTAAAGATGCCATGAACCAATGACACAACACTTTTGGTCTCTGTTGTTATTGCTTTTGGAAGTCCAGAggaattacagtggtacctcggttctcgaccacaatccgttccagaggccgttcgagaagcgatttgttcgaaatctgaatcgatttttcccattacaatgaatggaaaaatgtaggagtgaatgtcgagtgtctgctgcaggtgcgctgttcctctatgtgtgtggccgctgcatgtgggaggggttgccgagtgagtgacgtctctccagaagtgaagaggtgcccggtgcgtgtccagctctgaatgtgcgcttctgtgcagtttggctgtgacaaagtcataaaccaagtcacgctctgtcccagactcgcctcatccctgtcccagctccagcccacaacaggacatcaaaccctggagtgagcgctccagcacctcccctgtgacactctaccacggtccagtgcggagacaggaaaggttttacacctcaatatgaagaaaaaacagtcagtaaatgtagctaacgggacacgtctgcatacagaggctgcgttacacacaataacaaagcgcgtcgtgggtcagctgaacggtccgcgcacgttatgttttttccggcttttttggggggaattcgagttctggattttcgtttgaaatccgaagcaaaaaaatcttgaaatctttgtttgaactccaatttgttcaaattccgggacgttcaaaaaccgaggtaccactgtacattattattatggttaGCAGGACAGAGAAGTTGGTAAAAGACTCGATTCTCTTAAGATCCCTTCAAGAGTCACTGCTCTTAGTAGACGTCTTGTAGAGTGTCTGCAAAACCACCAGTGTTTAACTATAAGATGCtacgggaagagctggaggaggtttgtgcggatcgggaagtttgggcttccttgctcctccgcgacccgaccccggataagcggcagaagaaggtgaaggcgCTACATAATGTCTTGCCTTATCAAATGTTTCAGGACCTGACGGTCATTCATTGTTCAAAAAGTTGATCATCTCCCTCTATAAGCCATTTATTGGTCCTCAAAAACAAGTTATTAAAAATGTAAGCAGGAAGACGCCGACTTCTCTGTTCAATCTGTGCgataatataatttaattttcCATGTTTTTGAGGACAAAGTGAGAGAGCACAACCTGTTGTTGGATGAAACTTCAATGCTGAGCATTTAAGGGTGAATTTtcaaattattaatattaaattgAAAATATCTGTAGCTGTTCCAGTTCCCTTGAGGTGAACCGTCAAGTTCTTGTGAAAACAAGTAATGGCAAATATCAAAATGTACTTGCCGACGAGAAATGTTTATCAAACTTGTATCAGTAGTTAGTAATGTAAGGAAAAATTGACTCAggaaggtggagcagtgggtgtCATTTGAGTGAAAAGCGCCGTGTTGCAAGAGTATTTTGGGTCAGAGGCTGCCACGTTGTGATGTTACAGGAACACTCCCACTTTCAACACGACTTCAGGAGGAGCCAAGTCATTCAGCGAGATGCCAACTTGTCACTCACGGCCCGGGTGATTCACGTGAATCATATCGCATCCAGATCCATTTTTAAACTCCCATACACACATATGCTTTTATAATGAAGATGTAACAACAGATACACGCAGTGATTGAGTGCGAATAGCGCCCGTGGCGGAACATCGCGCCGCTTTAAGCGCGTCCCTGTTGTGAAACATTAATGTTGTTCAAGCTGCACCGTTCCACGCGACACACCAGCGGGAGCGCAGTGTGGCGAGGCCGAGATTGAAGCACTCCTTACCCGAGCCTGTCCTTGCTCTCCTCGGGGGTGAGCTGGTCGAATGTTTTGGCGTCCTCCTTGCCCAGGAAGGCTTCGTGGTCGTACTGGAAGCTCTTGTTGTCTTCCGGGGTTCGCTTGTTCAGGTCAGACTCGTGGATGACTCGTTCTTTTCTGAGCGTGGGCTTCCCGTCCGCCACTGCGACGCACAGAAGTACAACAGCCAAGAAGCTGCGGGCGTCCATCACTCCGGCAGGGATGGAGCGCGAGGGCTGCTGTGGCGAGTCGAGCGTTCAAGCTAAGAAGCCGGGGTGTTTAACTCGCTCCCGTAAAACTGTTAACACCTAAACTTTCACCCCCCAAAATTCACCACCAGTCAAAATGAATCTCTTGAGAAAGGGACCCCGCCACATCCGGTGTTTCGCTGTCACTGCACGTACAGCCAATCAGCGGGCGCGCTTCGGTCACGTTTGCCGTGATCTATACGGCGATTGGTCGAGAAACTGTTTGTAACAGGAGAACATTTAGGCGCCACGTTGCAAGTGGAAGCCGCAAGTTGGAGCCGACTTGAATATAAAACCCAGTTCTGAGAGCGTGTCGGTGACATCTCCACCCCGCTGTAATGTATGTGAAGTTCAGCACGTTACGTTGAGTCCTTTTTCAAAACGACCTTGCTCACTTTcaagagtgtgtgtgatgttttcATCCGTGGGTGTTGCATCACTCCATtcgtttgttttctctcttctaTGTAGAGTTGCCTGGGGCGGCAGGTTGGCAGTCAGTATTGTAGTTCTGTGTTTGTAAAGTGTGATGATgtttaaatgaatgcatttaGTCAGAGAAGTATGTCGGGGTACAGTTGTTTGTCAAGGTTTCTTTCCCCAGCATAGAGGGTGTCTGTGATCAGgatgtgggggcagcagtgtaTTGGATTTTGACAAATgggaacacaaaagcagagtgcaCTGTACGTCCTTCACAGTCTCCTAAAGgtcctaccttaaaaggcggagtccgaCTTGTCAGGAAGGGAGCACTGACATTGGAGAGTAGATGTTCTTTATCTGTCAcatagtggggaaattcaacatctCACATCAGCAGCAAACCAGGACACTAAAGCACCAAATAACAAAGATGCACACAGTGCGACAGCAAACAAAAGATATACTGTAGATGCTGGTAAATGACGACTGTAAATGGGTCTCTTGGTGTTGTCATTTAGATGGATAGCGCCCTGTACTTAATGCCCAAGGCTGACTCGATGGTTTTGTAAAGAAAAGCGAAAAAAAATCGGTGTATACCTGAATCACCGTCATCTAATGTCATCATTGGGACTACCTAAAATGAAAGCACCGGACTATGTTCCTAAtatgatacagtggtacctcggttttcgaacgtcgcAGAATTCAAACAGAAATTCcgagttttttttgcttcagattttgaacaaaaatccagaaatcGAACGCCCCcataaaagccagaaaaaacataatgtgcgcggaccgatcagctgacccacgacgcgctttatTACTGTGTATAcggcagcctctgtatgcatgTGCgtgtgctcgctctcgacaggagctgggacagggatgaggcgaggcTGGGACAGAgcatgacttggtttatgactttgtcacagccaaactgcacagaagcgcacattcagagctggacacgcaccgggcacctcttcacttctggagagacgtcactcactcggcaacccctcccacatgcagcggccacacacatagaggaacagccacctgcagcagacactctacattcactcctacaaaagactattttatggcttggaacgcattatttctttttccattcattgtaaagggaaaaatcgattcagattttgaacaattcgcttctcgaacggccatctggaacggattgtggttgagaaccgagctACCACTGTATTAATATATAtgtgtcattaaaaataaaactatcaCATCCAAAAATATGGGGTAAATCTCTACCACCATTTTAAAGGTGTTTTCTATTTCAGTTTGTGGATGAGAttcatgctgaaaaaaaatatgatcaaaatactttttttttttttttgtctcttagGGATGTATGTTTTAAGTGGAGCACACAAAAAGCTTTTTACTTTAGCCATTTGGAAAGTGAGGAACTTGAGAAGAAATATTTCTGTATTTGTAAACATTAAACTTTCCTTTTACTTTTCCCAGTAACGCAGCAGTGTCATCAAACCAACTGTTAATGGCTTCTCAGCGTTGGATCCGTTGGTGCTTTTGATCAAGATGGAAGTTAtaattcagattcagatgggAGAAAAAAAGTATACACTTTAGCGTTACTGACGCCAAATTGTTCCTTCTCCATACATAGGGAAATATTTAACTGTCATGTATGTTAATTGTAAAACCACTTGAGATTTCTATTTGCAGCAGCACCTTGTGTTATTTGGTGTGTTAGACTTCTTTTTTCTCCCTGTTACCGAAAGCTGAAACATCAAGGTACTCAGGTCACTCCCTATTCTGGCTGAGGAATGTTCTGACAGTAAAAGTTAAGAGATTTTTTCAAGTTATATTAGTGGCAGTATTTTCATAAAGAAGCCTCAGTAAGTTCATTTTTCAGTGCGGCATCCGATATTATCCAGATAGCTTCGCATTACTTGGGAGCATCTCAACATGTCATCATGCGGAGCAGCAGCATTTGTATCCTCCAAACAACTTGCTGACACTGCCAGGCCTAATCCTCAGTCGTGGGCAGAGAAAACATGGATTTTGCCATTTGTCATTAGCATAATAAGCCAGCACATGGCACATTGCTGTTTTGCATAAATAGTACACTCCACTTTATGATTATAAAAGGGCCCTGGGGCTAACTAGCCTTTTTATTCAATTAATGAATAGTTAATGTATTTAAATTAGTCCTGCCTGGTCAAGTCAGATCAGCGCGGCCACATGGGTAAATTCAAGTGTGTGTTTCTTGGGAGATATATCTCTAAATCTGCTGAGAAACACTGACATGAAGTTCACGAGGTCAAGGCCGCATTAAGATCAAACGGTTGAAAGTTTATTTTAGTTCTTGTTGGGCTCGGAAGAGTCACAATATTTGCCGCCCGTGCTTTGTCGCTCCATATCGGATGCTAGCATCTGAGTTCGCGTTGAATTGTGGCGCAgtctattttacattttctttaaagTTTAAGTCATAGATTTCAGACAATGGCAATATGGCTGAGCAGTTCTGGAAGTGAATGTGTGTTGGAAGCGAGGAAGTGGATGGGAAGAGTGGCtttcaacatgaatatttcactgTGGAAAAAGGAGCCGGGGTGGTGTAGAGGGGGGTGACTAGAGCTAGAGGGATGTTCAGCTAACCATGAGATTACACACACTCTGCAGAAGGCATTTGGCTAATGTAATTAAGAAAACCCTATGGTGGGAGACACAGAGCATTAGTGTCCAGGATGTACACTTGTGTTGCGCGCGATTACTGCCCCACACTCACAGACAGCACGTTGCAGTCGTCTCAGCCTCTAATTCTTATTATTCTGCTACGTAAGCTTCACGGTGTCGAGTATTAATCTGAACATATGATTATCTAACTGAGATTCGAGACAGTTAAAGTGAGCAATGGACGTATTAACGCAGTTCTGGGGCTGCATGTGTCATCCAATATTTACAGTGACGAGCCTTGAAAATGTTTCGTATTTGGAGGTAGAATGAGAGGGAGCCGTATCGGATGCATTTAAAgcttaaaatgaaactgttcCTCACGCACCCCGGGCAAAGGTGAGTGGGTTCATTTTGCATTAAAAAGTTTGACGGTGAGCTAATAAAGAAAGTTTGATGAAGATTCAGATTCactttgaaaagtttttttgaCCAAATATTGGGGCTTAAAATTagttttttgaaagtttagCGCTAAAAAAATAGTGTTGTGGCTATCATCAGTTGGTTCTCGAAAGCTTTCTATGCTCTTGAAAACCAGTAggtttttac harbors:
- the rcn1 gene encoding reticulocalbin-1; this encodes MDARSFLAVVLLCVAVADGKPTLRKERVIHESDLNKRTPEDNKSFQYDHEAFLGKEDAKTFDQLTPEESKDRLGKIVSRIDSNGDGYVNMAELKAWIKRVQKRYVYENVAKVWTDYDLNKDNKISWDEYKQATYGYYLANPEEFDETTDQFSFKKMLPRDERRFKRADLNGDQAADREEFTSFLHPEEFEHMKDIVVLETMEDIDKNSDGHVDEDEYIADMFAHEDGGPEPDWVKTEREQFSDFRDMNKDGKMDLEEIRHWIMPQDYDHAQAEARHLVYESDQDKDEMLTKEEILENWNMFVGSQATNYGEDLTRNHDEL